A part of Antennarius striatus isolate MH-2024 chromosome 21, ASM4005453v1, whole genome shotgun sequence genomic DNA contains:
- the c21h10orf90 gene encoding (E2-independent) E3 ubiquitin-conjugating enzyme FATS, translated as MTLRGPAAHLRRPPSWRRSGDESHWESFTPDREVLPPPSGPRRAPRPRSAIEGGQLDYWLEHLQRIQSDLVRNPVQYQVPGFGDRTASVSSLHKEPNEYAWRQPGIPSFSRTSSSCLSTTLDDSLAGSQESLQSWFSSPPQRSGSWEKVNIMQTPRKEQTQLSYLAPVKFGWLPIQRRVIMADVCNQNQIFDHSAGKVKLKQPITPTIQNNQAATGRLEDEKPERSESGLKTRNAPEREPPLTRQVPEKQSFLANHGDKLVGWQALKRGWNSNRVSAFPRGDQANELSMGAGSDPNRTSPLNKTPSAESLKRFPLRTTSDDPCKPSSPQGVSNAEACKGFNTKTSSVQPLRATVPMCRSNSTSQNSNMDSSSSVTTIIPQNKAGISSITISSRKVSRSASLPSEDTFNHFPQSREFPSPTPYQHSIDANSRPVTGQRKATIVKVTEQRTMSSTAASFQRSCTPPVDDGLDNVVRQRKATIIKVTEQRESYRPARAGGVSRYPEYRHSYTDGVYKHSEWSQGIDATPLYLDSTKRPEFALALNKSTSDAEKNGGTLHRSSMSLVVSPPSAVAASAHPKDPPRAAGRRSDRPHRPLSCYGNVFGHTGASEESGTQPQKPARRRSFGLPQQTGGDSVSPDRSFISCPTEVGQPATGRPEPNEERPLVNAERRTSLGLTLIKAPDPHSNQSAEDVLALNAAAIIANIKLQRRLSQKRTPAGSSETDSSPPGLDDENKRKETHPDQPRPPLHPKPEIFSLQEALQRSRPDFISRSQSRVREMERRRRERRERADSGAPQSGVALRRRRTGGARATTLNDNLSKPRDRSAPGRTKRTNAETKRKQEDEKKREACLSNRQRVEIFKKKLLDQILHRS; from the exons ATGACTCTCCGCGGGCCAGCTGCCCACCTGCGAAGACCTCCGAGCTGGAGGAGATCCGGTGATGAATCCCATTGGGAGAGCTTTACACCAGACAGGGAGGTCTTACCTCCTCCCTCCGGCCCTCGACGGGCTCCTCGACCCCGGAGCGCCATTGAAGGAGGCCAGCTGGACTACTGGCTGGAGCACTTGCAAAGGATACAGAGCGACTTGGTGCGAAACCCGGTTCAATATCAGGTACCAGGGTTCGGCGATCGGACGGCATCCGTGTCTTCGCTCCACAAAGAGCCAAACGAGTATGCTTGGAGACAGCCAGGGATCCCCTCCTTCAGCAGGACTTCTTCTTCATGTCTGAGCACCACACTGGACGACAGTCTTGCAGGAAGCCAGGAGTCCCTCCAAAGTTGGTTTTCGTCCCCTCCACAGCGCAGCGGAAGCTGGGAGAAAGTTAATATCATGCAAACCCCAAGGAAAGAGCAGACTCAACTCAGTTACCTCGCTCCGGTCAAGTTTGGGTGGCTGCCAATCCAAAGAAGAGTGATAATGGCTGACGTTTGCAACCAAAACCAGATTTTTGACCACTCTGCTGGAAAA GTGAAGCTGAAACAACCCATCACTCCAACCATTCAGAACAATCAAGCGGCGACCGGCAGGCTCGAGG ATGAAAAGCCAGAGAGGAGCGAGTCGGGCCTGAAGACGAGGAACGCACCTGAGCGAGAACCTCCCCTTACCCGACAG GTGCCAGAGAAACAAAGCTTTCTGGCGAACCATGGGGACAAGCTGGTGGGTTGGCAAGCTCTGAAGAGAGGATGGAATTCCAACAGGGTGTCGGCTTTCCCCAGAGGCGATCAGGCCAATGAGCTCTCCATGGGCGCTGGTTCGGACCCCAACAGGACGTCCCCTCTCAACAAAACACCCAGTGCAGAGTCCCTCAAGCGTTTTCCTCTCCGAACGACCTCTGATGATCCCTGCAAGCCAAGTTCACCGCAAGGGGTGAGCAACGCGGAGGCATGCAAGGGGTTTAATACCAAGACTAGCAGCGTCCAGCCTTTAAGGGCAACTGTCCCAATGTGCAGATCAAACAGTACCTCTCAGAACTCAAATATGGACTCGAGTTCATCCGTGACCACAATAATCCCTCAGAACAAAGCAGGAATCTCCTCCATCACCATCTCCTCAAGGAAAGTTAGCAGATCGGCCAGTTTGCCCAGCGAAGATACCTTCAACCACTTCCCCCAGTCCAGAGAATTCCCGTCTCCTACACCATACCAACATTCCATTGACGCAAACTCAAGGCCGGTCACTGGGCAGAGGAAGGCCACCATCGTCAAGGTGACAGAGCAAAGGACGATGTCTAGCACCGCCGCCAGCTTTCAAAGGTCTTGTACCCCACCGGTTGACGATGGTTTAGACAATGTTGTCCGTCAAAGAAAAGCTACCATAATCAAGGTGACGGAGCAAAGAGAGAGCTACCGTCCAGCTAGAGCAGGAGGTGTGTCCAGGTACCCGGAGTACAGGCATAGCTACACCGATGGGGTGTACAAGCACAGCGAATGGAGTCAGGGAATCGACGCCACACCTTTATACCTGGACTCCACAAAGAGGCCAGAATTTGCCTTAGCACTAAATAAATCCACTTCGGATGCAGAGAAAAATGGTGGCACACTACACAGGTCCTCAATGAGTCTCGTCGTTAGCCCTCCCTCCGCCGTGGCAGCATCTGCTCACCCCAAGGATCCCCCGAGAGCTGCTGGACGGAGATCGGACAGACCGCACAGACCGCTGAGCTGCTATGGCAATGTGTTTGGACACACTGGGGCCAGCGAGGAGAGTGGGACTCAACCTCAAAAGCCCGCCAGGAGACGGAGCTTCGGGCTGCCGCAACAGACCGGTGGGGATTCTGTGAGCCCCGACCGCAGCTTCATCAGCTGTCCAACAGAAGTAGGCCAGCCGGCGACGGGCAGGCCTGAGCCAAATGAAGAAAGACCACTGGTGAATGCAGAGAGGAGAACGTCCCTCGGTCTGACCCTCATCAAggccccag ATCCACACTCCAATCAGTCTGCAGAGGACGTGCTGGCCCTCAACGCTGCGGCAATCATAGCCAATATCAAACTCCAAAGAAGACTCAGTCAGAAGAGAACGCCGGCTGGCAGCTCGGAGACGGATTCCTCGCCGCCGGGACTCGACG ATGAGAACAAACGTAAGGAAACACATCCGgatcagccccgccccccgctTCATCCCAAACCTGAAATCTTTTCTCTTCAG GAGGCGCTGCAGAGGTCCAGGCCGGACTTCATCAGTCGTTCCCAGAGCAGAGTGCGGGAGATGGAGCGACGGAGGCGGGAGAGGAGGGAGCGGGCCGATTCGGGGGCGCCCCAGTCGGGCGTCGCTCTCCGGCGGAGGAGGACCGGCGGCGCTCGGGCGACGACGCTCAACG ATAACCTCTCCAAACCCAGAGACAGATCCGCCCCCGGGAGAACAAAGCG CACAAACGCAGAGACGAAGAGGAAACAAGAGGACGAGAAGAAGAGGGAGGCCTGTCTGAGTAACCGACAGCGGGTTGAAATAttcaaaaag AAACTGCTGGATCAGATTCTCCACCGGAGCTGA